From a region of the Dermatophagoides farinae isolate YC_2012a chromosome 3, ASM2471394v1, whole genome shotgun sequence genome:
- the LOC124495087 gene encoding LIM domain-binding protein 2 isoform X1, whose product MLCGPPPPPPIPPQNGPPMTMGPYNPGANSIPHVMHHAPHLMQHPGGPPPPPPPNPNLQHPHGRHTPFYDIRQPENRIHEINKRLQQRSEDSDNIWWDGFASEFFEDDATLTVTFCLEDGPKRYTIGRTLIPRYFRSIFEGGVTEFQINLRNCKESFHNTTITVDCDQCTIMTSHGKPNFKMGPYSHASNDMIKEHMMKESSVLVCTEGRLVLEFTYDELPRIKSWHFATRMHHELIPKSLALQAQQDPSMLDQITKNITRQGLTNSTLNYLRLCVILEPMQELMSRHKAYSLSPRDCLKTTLFQKWQRMVAPPETSRPPSKRRKRKSSTNTGTTTNSKKKNNQNNMSPVPPPFTLATQVDVMVVGEPSLMGGEFGDEDERLITRLENNQYDPNAAAGTNGLEDADDFNSLGSSSGGTNTTNNGGNNSANIGPGANGGGAGGGGPPSWPPNGPNNGNSSTNSNTGNLSNNSNVSSGNGSGVGPNQDQSNQIKSEKQSPSLNQ is encoded by the exons ATGCTTTgtggaccaccaccaccgccaccaatACCACCACAAAACGGTCCTCCAATGACGATGGGACCATATAATCCGGGGGCCAATTCGATTCCACATGTTATGCATCATGCACCACATTTGATGCAACATCCTGGAGGTCCACCGCCCCCACCACCACCTAATCCAAATTTACAACATCCACATGGAAGACATACGCCATTCTACGACATTAGACAGCCGGAAAATCGAATCCATGAAATCAATAAACGTTTACAGCAAAGAAGCGAG GATTCCGATAACATATGGTGGGATGGTTTCGCTTCCGAATTCTTTGAAGATGATGCCACATTGACAGTGACATTCTGTCTTGAAGATGGCCCTAAACGATATA cCATTGGTCGAACTTTGATTCCTCGTTATTTCCGTAGTATTTTCGAAGGTGGTGTCACGGAATTTCAGATAAATCTTCGAAACTGTAAAGAATCATTTCATAATACAACGATTACAGTCGATTGTGATCAATGTACAATAATGACCAGCCATGGAAAACCTAACTTTAAA ATGGGACCTTATTCACATGCATCGAACGATATGATAAAAGAACATATGATGAAAGAGTCGTCGGTTCTTGTTTGCACCGAAGGACGATTAGTTTTGGAATTTACTTATGATGAATTACCACGGATCAAATCATGGCATTTCGCCACCCGAATGCATCATGAATTGATTCCAAAATCATTGGCACTTCAAGCTCAACAAGATCCTTCCATGTTAGATCAGATTACCAAGAATATCACCCGACAAGGCTTAACAAATTCGACGCTAAATTATCTACGG CTTTGTGTCATTCTTGAACCGATGCAAGAATTAATGTCAAGACATAAGGCCTATTCATTATCGCCAAGAGATTGTCTTAAAACGacattgtttcaaaaatgGCAACGTATGGTTGCACCACCCGAGACCAGTAGACCTCCGAGTaaacgaagaaaaagaaaatcttcaACCAATACCGGAACTACGACGAAtagcaaaaagaaaaataatcagaACAATATGAGTCCAGTTCCACCCCCGTTTACATTGGCAACACAGGTA GACGTAATGGTTGTTGGTGAACCGTCGTTGATGGGTGGAGAATTTGGTGACGAAGATGAACGATTAATCACTAGATTAG AAAACAACCAATATGATCCAAATGCTGCAGCCGGAACGAATGGACTAGAAGATGCCGATGACTTTAATTCATTAGGTTCCTCATCAGGTGGTACTAATACAACAAATAATGGTGGCAATAATTCAGCTAATATCGGACCAGGTGCAAATGGTGGCGGCGCCGGAGGTGGTGGCCCACCTTCATGGCCACCGAATGGACCAAATAATGGCAATAGTTCAACGAATTCGAATACAGGAAATCTTTCGAACAATTCGAATGTTTCATCTGGAAATGGATCAGGTGTGGGACCTAATCaagatcaatcaaatcagatAAAATCTGAGAAACAATCACCAAGTTTAAATCAATGA
- the LOC124495087 gene encoding LIM domain-binding protein 2 isoform X2: protein MLCGPPPPPPIPPQNGPPMTMGPYNPGANSIPHVMHHAPHLMQHPGGPPPPPPPNPNLQHPHGRHTPFYDIRQPENRIHEINKRLQQRSEDSDNIWWDGFASEFFEDDATLTVTFCLEDGPKRYTIGRTLIPRYFRSIFEGGVTEFQINLRNCKESFHNTTITVDCDQCTIMTSHGKPNFKMGPYSHASNDMIKEHMMKESSVLVCTEGRLVLEFTYDELPRIKSWHFATRMHHELIPKSLALQAQQDPSMLDQITKNITRQGLTNSTLNYLRLCVILEPMQELMSRHKAYSLSPRDCLKTTLFQKWQRMVAPPETSRPPSKRRKRKSSTNTGTTTNSKKKNNQNNMSPVPPPFTLATQDVMVVGEPSLMGGEFGDEDERLITRLENNQYDPNAAAGTNGLEDADDFNSLGSSSGGTNTTNNGGNNSANIGPGANGGGAGGGGPPSWPPNGPNNGNSSTNSNTGNLSNNSNVSSGNGSGVGPNQDQSNQIKSEKQSPSLNQ, encoded by the exons ATGCTTTgtggaccaccaccaccgccaccaatACCACCACAAAACGGTCCTCCAATGACGATGGGACCATATAATCCGGGGGCCAATTCGATTCCACATGTTATGCATCATGCACCACATTTGATGCAACATCCTGGAGGTCCACCGCCCCCACCACCACCTAATCCAAATTTACAACATCCACATGGAAGACATACGCCATTCTACGACATTAGACAGCCGGAAAATCGAATCCATGAAATCAATAAACGTTTACAGCAAAGAAGCGAG GATTCCGATAACATATGGTGGGATGGTTTCGCTTCCGAATTCTTTGAAGATGATGCCACATTGACAGTGACATTCTGTCTTGAAGATGGCCCTAAACGATATA cCATTGGTCGAACTTTGATTCCTCGTTATTTCCGTAGTATTTTCGAAGGTGGTGTCACGGAATTTCAGATAAATCTTCGAAACTGTAAAGAATCATTTCATAATACAACGATTACAGTCGATTGTGATCAATGTACAATAATGACCAGCCATGGAAAACCTAACTTTAAA ATGGGACCTTATTCACATGCATCGAACGATATGATAAAAGAACATATGATGAAAGAGTCGTCGGTTCTTGTTTGCACCGAAGGACGATTAGTTTTGGAATTTACTTATGATGAATTACCACGGATCAAATCATGGCATTTCGCCACCCGAATGCATCATGAATTGATTCCAAAATCATTGGCACTTCAAGCTCAACAAGATCCTTCCATGTTAGATCAGATTACCAAGAATATCACCCGACAAGGCTTAACAAATTCGACGCTAAATTATCTACGG CTTTGTGTCATTCTTGAACCGATGCAAGAATTAATGTCAAGACATAAGGCCTATTCATTATCGCCAAGAGATTGTCTTAAAACGacattgtttcaaaaatgGCAACGTATGGTTGCACCACCCGAGACCAGTAGACCTCCGAGTaaacgaagaaaaagaaaatcttcaACCAATACCGGAACTACGACGAAtagcaaaaagaaaaataatcagaACAATATGAGTCCAGTTCCACCCCCGTTTACATTGGCAACACAG GACGTAATGGTTGTTGGTGAACCGTCGTTGATGGGTGGAGAATTTGGTGACGAAGATGAACGATTAATCACTAGATTAG AAAACAACCAATATGATCCAAATGCTGCAGCCGGAACGAATGGACTAGAAGATGCCGATGACTTTAATTCATTAGGTTCCTCATCAGGTGGTACTAATACAACAAATAATGGTGGCAATAATTCAGCTAATATCGGACCAGGTGCAAATGGTGGCGGCGCCGGAGGTGGTGGCCCACCTTCATGGCCACCGAATGGACCAAATAATGGCAATAGTTCAACGAATTCGAATACAGGAAATCTTTCGAACAATTCGAATGTTTCATCTGGAAATGGATCAGGTGTGGGACCTAATCaagatcaatcaaatcagatAAAATCTGAGAAACAATCACCAAGTTTAAATCAATGA
- the LOC124495087 gene encoding LIM domain-binding protein 2 isoform X3, with product MQHPGGPPPPPPPNPNLQHPHGRHTPFYDIRQPENRIHEINKRLQQRSEDSDNIWWDGFASEFFEDDATLTVTFCLEDGPKRYTIGRTLIPRYFRSIFEGGVTEFQINLRNCKESFHNTTITVDCDQCTIMTSHGKPNFKMGPYSHASNDMIKEHMMKESSVLVCTEGRLVLEFTYDELPRIKSWHFATRMHHELIPKSLALQAQQDPSMLDQITKNITRQGLTNSTLNYLRLCVILEPMQELMSRHKAYSLSPRDCLKTTLFQKWQRMVAPPETSRPPSKRRKRKSSTNTGTTTNSKKKNNQNNMSPVPPPFTLATQDVMVVGEPSLMGGEFGDEDERLITRLENNQYDPNAAAGTNGLEDADDFNSLGSSSGGTNTTNNGGNNSANIGPGANGGGAGGGGPPSWPPNGPNNGNSSTNSNTGNLSNNSNVSSGNGSGVGPNQDQSNQIKSEKQSPSLNQ from the exons ATGCAACATCCTGGAGGTCCACCGCCCCCACCACCACCTAATCCAAATTTACAACATCCACATGGAAGACATACGCCATTCTACGACATTAGACAGCCGGAAAATCGAATCCATGAAATCAATAAACGTTTACAGCAAAGAAGCGAG GATTCCGATAACATATGGTGGGATGGTTTCGCTTCCGAATTCTTTGAAGATGATGCCACATTGACAGTGACATTCTGTCTTGAAGATGGCCCTAAACGATATA cCATTGGTCGAACTTTGATTCCTCGTTATTTCCGTAGTATTTTCGAAGGTGGTGTCACGGAATTTCAGATAAATCTTCGAAACTGTAAAGAATCATTTCATAATACAACGATTACAGTCGATTGTGATCAATGTACAATAATGACCAGCCATGGAAAACCTAACTTTAAA ATGGGACCTTATTCACATGCATCGAACGATATGATAAAAGAACATATGATGAAAGAGTCGTCGGTTCTTGTTTGCACCGAAGGACGATTAGTTTTGGAATTTACTTATGATGAATTACCACGGATCAAATCATGGCATTTCGCCACCCGAATGCATCATGAATTGATTCCAAAATCATTGGCACTTCAAGCTCAACAAGATCCTTCCATGTTAGATCAGATTACCAAGAATATCACCCGACAAGGCTTAACAAATTCGACGCTAAATTATCTACGG CTTTGTGTCATTCTTGAACCGATGCAAGAATTAATGTCAAGACATAAGGCCTATTCATTATCGCCAAGAGATTGTCTTAAAACGacattgtttcaaaaatgGCAACGTATGGTTGCACCACCCGAGACCAGTAGACCTCCGAGTaaacgaagaaaaagaaaatcttcaACCAATACCGGAACTACGACGAAtagcaaaaagaaaaataatcagaACAATATGAGTCCAGTTCCACCCCCGTTTACATTGGCAACACAG GACGTAATGGTTGTTGGTGAACCGTCGTTGATGGGTGGAGAATTTGGTGACGAAGATGAACGATTAATCACTAGATTAG AAAACAACCAATATGATCCAAATGCTGCAGCCGGAACGAATGGACTAGAAGATGCCGATGACTTTAATTCATTAGGTTCCTCATCAGGTGGTACTAATACAACAAATAATGGTGGCAATAATTCAGCTAATATCGGACCAGGTGCAAATGGTGGCGGCGCCGGAGGTGGTGGCCCACCTTCATGGCCACCGAATGGACCAAATAATGGCAATAGTTCAACGAATTCGAATACAGGAAATCTTTCGAACAATTCGAATGTTTCATCTGGAAATGGATCAGGTGTGGGACCTAATCaagatcaatcaaatcagatAAAATCTGAGAAACAATCACCAAGTTTAAATCAATGA
- the LOC124495217 gene encoding complexin codes for MAAFIAKQMMGNQLNAVKEIGGGDGPSPEEKEKMEQLERERLEALREAEERRQEKHRKMEEERECMRQGIRDKYGIKKKEEKEAEMKKKQEALMGGAATDSGINRKKKTPEEIAAEQEQANQDDFTKLKNSIETQVSDIKGQIEEKCSIQ; via the exons atggctgcTTTCATTGCCAAACAAATGATGGGCAATCAATTGAACGCCGTTAAAG AAATCGGCGGAGGAGATGGTCCATCGCCCgaggaaaaagaaaaaatggaacaattGGAACGTGAACGTTTAGAAGCATTACGAGAAGCGGAAGAACGTAGACAGGAAAAACATCGAAAAATGGAAGAAGAACGTGAATGTATGCGACAAGGAATTCGTGACAag TATGGtatcaaaaagaaagaagaaaaagaagctgaaatgaaaaagaaacaagaaGCATTGATGGGCGGTGCAGCTACCGATTCCGGTATAAataggaaaaagaaaacaccCGAAGAGATTGCCGCCGAACAGGAACAAGCTAATCAAGATGATTTTACAA aattgaaaaattcaattgaaactCAAGTCAGCGATATTAAAGGTcagattgaagaaaaatgttcaattcaatga
- the LOC124495218 gene encoding complexin produces MAAFIAKQMMGNQLSAVKEISVGDNLSAEEKERLAQLEQERLEALKEQEDRRKEKHRKMEEEREKIRKGIRDKYQIKKKENQPSMDKGDDQLMNRQSIDGGNNMMTDGGGGASGQNDDDDEFTKLRNTIEQRINDIRTTIESRCLII; encoded by the exons atggcggCATTTATTGCTAAACAAATGATGGGCAATCAGCTTTCAGCTGTAAAAG AGATTAGCGTTGGTGACAATCTTAGTgctgaagaaaaagaaagactAGCACAATTAGAACAGGAAAGACTTGAAGCATTAAA AGAACAAGAAGATagacgaaaagaaaaacatagAAAAATGGAagaagaaagagaaaaaatacgCAAAGGTATTCGTGATaag tatcaaatcaaaaagaaagaaaatcaacCAAGCATGGATAAAGGTGATGATCAACTGATGAATcgacaatcaatcgatggtggtaataatatgatgaccgatggtggtggtggtgctagtggccaaaatgatgatgatgatgaatttactAAATTAAGAAACACAATTGAACAACGTATCAATGATATAagaacaacaattgaatcacgatgtttgattatatga
- the LOC124494522 gene encoding uncharacterized protein LOC124494522, translating to MCCSCSTCTFLTLFISSVILTTITVSGVYMFQNDPNSLIMTENFLGKLFAIINMASEQSFSYLIRTIDQNNLNNNNNNNNDDIMMMADNPRNKKQQLITNIENLDPLQSSSLMLDELDAEMESTPTPAPATTTTTMRIQTKVKNRQKNKSKPKNE from the exons atgtgcTGTTCATGTTCAACGTGTACATTTCTCACattattcatatcatcaGTCATTTTGACCACG ATTACCGTTTCCGGTGTTTATATGTTTCAAAATGATCCAAATAGTTTGATTATGACGGAAAATTTCTTGGGCAAATTATTTGCCATTATCAATATGGCAAGTGAACAGTCCTTTAGTTATTTGATACGTACAATTGAccaaaacaatttgaataacaacaacaacaacaacaatgatgatataatgatgatggccgaTAATCCAcgtaataaaaaacaacaattgatcactaatattgaaaatttagatccattacaatcatcatcattaatgttgGATGAATTGGATGCTGAAATGGAATCAACACCAACACCAGcaccagcaacaacaacaacaacaatgagaattcaaacaaaagtcaaaaatagacaaaaaaataaatcaaaaccaaaaaatgaatga